One Hevea brasiliensis isolate MT/VB/25A 57/8 chromosome 5, ASM3005281v1, whole genome shotgun sequence genomic region harbors:
- the LOC110647614 gene encoding transcriptional regulator TAC1-like, whose protein sequence is MDVNQSSIGKSDEQMMWSLDDHWGSGIARSYTCSFCKKGFSNAQALGGHMNIHRKDRAKLREASDENLLSLDITKSMNPANPADHPQQVSEDKNLLVLESSEEGSSVPKTSYSLSLEDDAGTPGNKGATFSADAKVGNWPDGDEDKNMKLSHRPTAQIIELDLELRLGPEPHETSSTRNTREFF, encoded by the coding sequence ATGGATGTTAATCAGTCTAGCATTGGAAAGTCTGACGAACAAATGATGTGGAGCTTAGATGACCATTGGGGTTCCGGTATTGCGAGGTCTTATACTTGTTCTTTCTGCAAGAAAGGCTTCTCAAACGCACAGGCATTAGGAGGTCACATGAATATCCATAGAAAAGATAGAGCAAAGCTTAGAGAAGCCTCTGATGAAAACCTGCTTTCCTTGGACATCACAAAGTCGATGAATCCTGCTAATCCAGCTGATCATCCTCAACAAGTTTCGGAAGACAAAAATCTTCTTGTATTAGAATCTAGCGAAGAAGGAAGCAGTGTCCCTAAGACATCCTATTCTCTTTCTCTAGAAGATGACGCTGGAACTCCTGGAAACAAAGGCGCAACCTTTTCAGCAGATGCGAAGGTGGGTAATTGGCCTGATGGTGATGAAGATAAGAATATGAAATTGAGCCATCGACCCACGGCACAGATCATCGAACTAGACCTGGAGCTTAGGTTGGGGCCCGAGCCTCATGAAACATCATCAACGAGGAATACCAGAGAATTCTTCTGA